A genomic region of Papaver somniferum cultivar HN1 chromosome 7, ASM357369v1, whole genome shotgun sequence contains the following coding sequences:
- the LOC113294834 gene encoding uncharacterized protein LOC113294834 — translation MELLSSLLMNAATNHVISGVKAARNAPGITHLLFADDILIFSKADMHNIQGILDVLAKFGMYSGQVLNLSKSNVYFSNNINPEDINFLANALRMEEMKDNDKYLGVTLLIGRDKTKAFKPIIQSFVSRYKNWKGKTMNHSARTTMVKHVLNTLPSHQMGSFRIPKKLITQMDTLQRQFWWGKEKDLYFIGWSKLMIPKALGGLGFRNLEHFNTALLSKVAWRSCNDEESLCFKVLKAKYSKDGSFLHLDKLKDECSWLWRGLFSGLEIIKQHTIWAVRCGTKISIWLDCWVIGLNSPPFPIVGASSYNNFNLIPTSGEDFIIWKPDRKGKFSVKSAYNTICADDVNSIISIDSTPKEIDIIAANFHSVQDWIITWFSCDANNDNVLSLHNARYVCRLMCTMWYIWKDICSLIFQGEKANVQSTTARIRNLIAQYADYTVSMSNTLNCFKIKFWVPPEKEFVKVNMDGSYIPDTIKGSIGLIIRNCAGNCIGARGMTFNVEVEEDYGAEHFECKTMELALDWMDELQQDRVIFESDCDNVINSVKEQQSQVHWFNSSIVERVKLKCNRVSKLWFFNVVHRLGNNVAHSLARKAIEDEANFCFLSDFPEVKNTITPYYINT, via the exons ATGGAGCTTCTATCTAGTTTGCTTATGAATGCTGCGACTAATCATGTGATTTCAGGGGTTAAAGCTGCTAGAAATGCACCAGGTATAACTCACCTTTTGTTTGCAGATGATATTCTCATATTTTCTAAGGCAGATATGCATAATATACAAGGTATTTTGGATGTTCTTGCTAAATTTGGTATGTACTCTGGCCAAGTCCTCAATCTTTCTAAATCCAATGTATATTTTAGCAATAATATTAACCCTGAGGATATAAATTTTCTTGCTAATGCACTTAGAATGGAGGAGATGAAAGATAATGATAAGTACCTAGGAGTTACTCTCCTTATAGGAAGAGATAAAACTAAGGCCTTTAAACCCATTATTCAATCTTTTGTCTCTAGATACAAAAATTGGAAAGGTAAAACCATGAACCACTCTGCTAGAACCACTATGGTTAAACATGTGCTTAACACTCTTCCTTCTCATCAAATGGGTAGTTTTAGAATTCCTAAAAAGTTGATAACTCAGATGGATACTCTGCAAAGACAGTTTTGGTGGGGTAAAGAAAAAGATCTTTATTTCATTGGTTGGAGTAAGCTTATGATACCAAAAGCTCTAGGTGGTCTAGGCTTTAGAAACTTAGAACATTTTAATACTGCCCTTCTTTCTAAAGTGGCTTGGAGATCCTGTAATGATGAAGAGTCTTTATGTTTTAAAGTTCTTAAGGCTAAATACTCTAAAGATGGTAGCTTTCTACATTTGGATAAATTAAAGGATGAATGTTCTTGGCTTTGGAGAGGTTTGTTTTCTGGATTAGAAATAATAAAACAACACACAATCTGGGCTGTCAGATGTGGTACTAAAATTAGCATTTGGCTAGACTGCTGGGTTATAGGATTAAATAGCCCACCTTTTCCCATTGTTGGTGCATCTAGCTATAATAATTTTAACTTG ATTCCCActtctggtgaagatttcattaTATGGAAACCTGATAGAAAAGGCAAATTTTCTGTTAAAAGTGCATATAACACCATTTGTGCTGATGATGTTAACTCCATTATCTCAATAGATAGCACTCCTAAAGAG ATTGATATTATAGCAGCTAATTTTCATTCTGTTCAGGACTGGATTATCACTTGGTTCTCATGTGATGCTAATAATGATAATGTGTTATCCTTACATAATGCAAGATATGTCTGCAGATTAATGTGCACAATGTGGTACATCTGGAAAGACATATGTTCTCTAATCTTTCAAGGAGAAAAGGCAAATGTTCAAAGCACAACTGCTAGAATCAGAAATCTTATAGCTCAGTATGCTGATTATACTGTTTCTATGTCTAATACTCTTAATtgttttaaaataaaattttgggttcCCCCTGAGAAAGAGTTTGTGAAAGTTAATATGGATGGCTCTTACATTCCAGATACTATAAAAGGAAGCATTGGTTTAATAATTCGTAATTGTGCAGGTAACTGTATAGGTGCTCGAGGTATGACGTTTAATGTGGAAGTGGAAGAGGACTATGGGGCTGAGCATTTCGAATGTAAAACAATGGAGTTGGCTTTAGACTGGATGGATGAGCTGCAGCAAGATAGAGTGATTTTCGAATCAGACTGTGATAATGTAATAAATTCTGTCAAGGAACAACAATCACAGGTTCATTGGTTCAATTCTAGTATTGTTGAGAGAGTGAAACTTAAGTGTAATAGAGTCAGTAAACTTTGGTTCTTTAATGTTGTTCATAGGCTTGGAAATAATGTCGCTCATTCCTTAGCTCGTAAAGCAATTGAGGATGAAGCAAATTTCTGTTTCTTGTCAGATTTCCCagaagtgaaaaatactataaccccctactatatCAACACATAg